A window from Solanum stenotomum isolate F172 chromosome 5, ASM1918654v1, whole genome shotgun sequence encodes these proteins:
- the LOC125864409 gene encoding uncharacterized protein LOC125864409: MIHVKSIHSSLTPTQQASFDRTSCFRRKKIFISLCKYSRNSESDGKGDTRKQELLATIVQLQTQKVRLTEYLDERSAYLTQFAEEANTEMEQIGENALKELDEAGARIMGNIENQMQAFEESVGLNKKEIEENEKKLTEFEGQMEEERNEWLFFKNLRQRRTVAVDKAKAKEEMEKIKQLSRENAGSTTRRTVYLAFIGLVVVGITDVFISSSSDWRKGAVLGIILVCLISQVIYEQSVLSETELEGKQKSKENKK; this comes from the exons atgaTCCATGTAAAATCTATTCACTCCTCTTTAACACCTACACAACAAGCTTCTTTTGATAGAACAAGTTGTTTTAGGAggaaaaaaatcttcatttccTTATGCAAGTACTCAAGAAATTCAGAATCAGATGGTAAAGGAGATACGCGTAAACAAGAATTGCTTGCCACAATTGTTCAGCTTCAAACACAGAAAGTTCGTCTAACCGAATACTTAGATGAAAGATCTGCATATCTAACACAGTTTGCTGAAGAAGCCAATACTGAAATGGAACAGATTGGTGAAAATGCCCTCAAAGAACTAGATGAAGCTGGTGCAAGG ATAATGGGGAATATAGAGAACCAAATGCAAGCTTTTGAAGAATCAGTGGGGTTGAACAAAAAAGAGATTGAAGAGAATGAAAAGAAGTTAACAGAATTTGAAGGCCAAATGGAGGAGGAAAGAAATGAATGGCTTTTCTTTAAGAACTTAAGGCAAAGACGAACCGTGGCCGTGGACAAAGCAAAAGCTAAGGAGGAGATGGAGAAGATTAAGCAACTTAGTAGAGAAAATGCAGGATCGACGACTAGAAGGACTGTTTACCTTGCATTTATAGGCCTTGTAGTAGTTGGAATCACAGATGTTTTCATCTCTTCGTCCTCTGACTGGAGAAAAGGTGCAGTTCTTGGGATTATTTTGGTGTGTTTGATTTCTCAAGTCATCTATGAGCAGAGTGTTTTATCAGAAACAGAATTGGAGGGAAAACAGAAAtccaaagaaaacaaaaagtaa